A genome region from Bufo gargarizans isolate SCDJY-AF-19 chromosome 2, ASM1485885v1, whole genome shotgun sequence includes the following:
- the ATP6V1E1 gene encoding V-type proton ATPase subunit E 1, with the protein MALSDADVQKQIKHMMAFIEQEANEKAEEIDAKAEEEFNIEKGRLVQTQRLKIMEYYEKKEKQIEQQKKIQMSNLMNQARLKVLKARDDLISDLLNEAKQRLARVVKDSARYQALLDGLILQGLYQLLESKVVIRCRKQDLPLVKASVQKCIPIYKAATKREIQVIVDQDNHLVPEISGGIEVYNGDGKIKVANTLESRLDLMAQQMMPEIRVALFGVNTNRKFMD; encoded by the exons ATGGCCCTGAGCGATGCCGACGTCCAGAAGCAG ATCAAGCACATGATGGCTTTCATCGAACAAGAAGCCAATGAGAAAGCCGAGGAGATTGACGCCAAG GCGGAGGAGGAATTTAACATTGAGAAGGGTCGTCTAGTGCAGACTCAGAGGCTGAAGATCATGGAgtactatgagaagaaggagaagcagaTTGAGCAGCAGAAGAAGAT TCAGATGTCTAACCTGATGAACCAGGCCAGACTGAAGGTCCTGAAGGCTCGAGACGACCTCATCTCA GATTTACTGAATGAGGCTAAGCAGAGATTGGCGCGGGTGGTTAAGGACTCAGCACGGTACCAAGCTCTTCTGGACGGTCTCATCCTGCAG GGTCTCTACCAGCTACTGGAATCTAAAGTGGTGATCCGGTGTCGTAAGCAGGACCTGCCCCTCGTCAAG GCTTCTGTACAGAAGTGTATCCCCATATACAAGGCGGCCACAAAGCGAGAGATACAGGTGATAGTTGACCAGGATAACCACCTCGTCCCAGAGAT CTCTGGAGGGATCGAAGTCTATAATGGAGATGGAAAGATCAAAGTAGCGAATACTCTGGAGAGCAGATTGGACCTGATGGCTCAGCAG ATGATGCCAGAAATTAGAGTTGCTTTATTTGGAGTCAACACAAACCGCAAGTTCATGGACTGA